Within Apostichopus japonicus isolate 1M-3 chromosome 23, ASM3797524v1, whole genome shotgun sequence, the genomic segment ATCAGTTTTCTTTCATATACAGAGCAcgaatttattaatattttaaaatccTTACCATATTTACATCTTCACTCAAAAGTCGGTAGTATATTTGGCCCTTGTCTCTTAAATGCAAATCATCTTGACTTTCTGTTCgagaatttgaaaatgaaagaaaatgaaaataaatcactTTACATGCAAAACTACAAGACTGTTTACAATATCACATTCCATGAATCATGACAAGGTGTTAACAGTCTGAAATACAAGATACCATCGTGGGCCTATGAAGCATAGAAacgaaaaggaaaatgtttaaaGATATCCAATCGTATGGTAACCCGGTACTTAGAGCACTCACCTACACAAAACTCCAGAAGTTTTCCCAGCATATCTTGGCATTCAGCTGGTCTGGAGAAGAACAGCTTGGTGGTAGCAGTCAGAAGATTGCTCAGGATAAGAGGGCGCTGAATATCCTCCAGATTATCAATCATCGACTCCAGCAGATATGGAGCATCGGGGAGATTCTGAAAAAATAAAGTATTTTGTGAGCTGTCTGCATAACTGCACCTTAGAGCAAGCTTTAAACACAAACATTGGCAGACTAAGCCATCAGAGAATGTGGAATTTTAAAGTTAATCCAAATAGCAAAGTTTGTTTAATGACCAATGCTAGGTATGACATATGGATCTTACTTTATATGAAGAGGTTTCCCTTCGGGACAAAACCCAAGGATAATTGTAGTTGCCAGACAACACATTAGTTCATCTCAAACCACTGACAACTCAGCAAAGCTCAGTTTAAATATCCAGCCAGTTTTGACAATTCTGTATGCTTTAATAGTACCACTCCATAGAGCAATTTTTTGTCACACTTTTAACTAATAATAGAAACAATTGTAAACCTTTATTTATGAGAAACAGGATGCTGATATTGCCAATATTCTAACTACAAGTGCTGCTTAGAAGCAGAACTGAAAATGACATATAGAAATTTTGTTATCCCAACTGGGTGATACATCTTAATGTTTCACTGACGAGCAAAAGCATTTGTGTGTTTAAAAGAACATTAGCAATCTCAACAGTAAATGAGTAGAAAGTGTATAAAACCCAAACTGATTTTACATGGCTGTAATTTGACATTCCCACAATCATAATGAAGCCACTTATTATTACTTTCATGCTTTCATGCTTTGCCTGATCAACTGAGCTATATGGTATTTCAGATAACATATTCTAACATCAAACTTATTATACTTCAACATCCAAACTGGTCAATTGTGACACAGAATGAAATAAACCAACAAGTCATGTTTGGAGTGTGCACGATATTTACCAGAGCATGTCCAAAGTGACCACTTACCTTTCCGTGTTCTCCTATGATCCATAACATAGCTATCTTCCCCCTCTGATCCTCCACCCTTGACCACAGCGATGGGATCGCCTCAAAAACATCTGAGATGAATTGTTCAAATGGCTCCGAATCTAATAAGTCTGCAAAAGAAGAAATCTTTGCAGctcaatatttattttgaaaaaaaagagattaaACAGATTTCTGAAGGGCAAACCTCACATTGTGTTGTGCATTTTCATTGCACTGTGGCCATTTTAGCATATCCAGCAAGTCTGGAATCACTCATTATTTAGTCCCTAAATCAGGTACTTTAGCACTTTCAGGGCTACTCTGAGACAGAAACAAGTCATGCATGTTTGGTTCATTAACACCTCACAATAATCTACTCTCAGGAGGTGATATAGCCCAccatgcataggcgtaggaggcaggggggcttgggggctgcagccaccccccaaccaaatatttttgtgaaaatttggcaatatgctgagaatttttcgggcactgaaagaaaaataaattgcaatgatgtagctaaaggaaatcaataatttaaaaaaaattattagaaGCATAGTAGTGGTCTGATAAAAAACATCCCCCAACTGAACCATTTCCCTGAACTGCTGATGGGACATGGTGCCATGGCCTCACCCCATCCCCCTTTGGGCATGCCACATTACACCCCACCATGTCAATACTCTAATGGTGTTTCTGTGCAAGTGTTGAAGCATGACCAGGTTACCTTTGAGGGCACTGAGTGCACAGCCGGCCACTCGATCCACCTCCAATAAATAGAGTAATATTTTGATAGCTGGCGTAGAATACTTCTCTTTCTTGGTTGCTATGGCAGAAACTGCTGAAATGGCTTTATCTGACACTTCAGGTGAAAGGTCAAGACAATGGGAActgtaataataattttaagaAATGTCACGGTGTAAAATGGCAGCACTAATCTAGGAAATAATGAAACTATCAAGTTTAACAAATAGGTATGCTGCTACCACCGGAGAAGATAATATAACTtaacaaagaaacagaaaaggCTGTTTAccttaaatattaaattaatctCTAATCATACTTAAAGGCATTACTTTCATTACTACCGTTGGATATGATAAGTTCTCTGTGTGAAGCTGACAATGCCTTTAATAAGTTTATTCATCCGTTTGGAGATTTTTCAAGGTTACTTTGCCTCACAGTTTACCACATTCAGGAAACTGAGATTTGCAATTTTCTGCTAGCTGACACGGAGATGTGGATGTAGAGATGATATAATTAAATACATATGTGAACCATGGCGGCCAAAACCCTTGTTCAAGCTGTAGAGGGGAGAGTCACGTGTGTGAGCCACCAAGGATAACATGCACGCATGAACCAAGCAGTTCCTAACTTAAGTGGTGATTTTAAGTGTtaattaaaataagaaataataaaacTACAGAAAGATCAATTGACATACTTGTAAAACTGGACAGCTACTGAAAGCTATTTTTTAGATTTCAAAGGAATACATTCTGGGTTGAATGTGATATAGACAGGCAATGAAACATTTAGCTAATAGCAATTCTGGCAATGTGAACGATGTTAACAAAatgaataagaaaaaataacttACTTGATTTCCTCCAGAATATCCTTCCAGTTTTTATCATTGCAAATCATTTCCAATATATCTATCTTCAAACATTTGATGTGAGCTGGTTCATTGTATCTGTGCACAAACAGAACAAACTCATATTTAACCCTTCCAGTTTTTATCATTGCATATCATTTCTAATATATCTATCTTCAAGCATTTGATGTGAGCTGGTTCATTGCATCTGTGCACAAACAGAACAAACTCATATTTAACCTATCTTTGTGATTACAAAGTTGGCTTTTGAATTAGTCCCTTCATTTTCTATGCTAGTGCCCAAAGCAGGAAATAAACACTAGCTATGAAGATCTAACTTCTCATCAGTTCAGTGTGATCGCAGGAAATTCACCAAATCAATTAGTGTCAACAACATCTTTTTATCTGagtcttatatgcaaattaagctTGGATATCATACATATGCACATATTTAAGTACTTACACATGCTAATTGGTCTTTCATTAGTCTTGTGTCTCAATTTAATCTAAGAAATGTCCCCAGAGAATCTTCATTCATGAGAGGTATTTAAGTCTTACCTGCAAAACAGTTTCTTGTAATGTTTCGACAAGTTTACATGTGAATTCTTCTGCAACTGTTGGAGGTGGCACAGTGCAAAATAAACCACCTCTCCTTGTTCATGTGTCagtaaatttaccaaaatacctgttaaagaataaacaaaatgaacatgataattactgtaatgttttattcatttatgaTTGTTAAGCTGGAAAATAATAGAACAGAGTGGTATTTAGTACACAGAAGTCAAAAGATTGTATCACCAAGTATCCACGAGTGTAATAAAATCAGAGACAATCATGCCATATTATTCCACTGAAATGTTTAAGTGGTGTTATTTTATGGTGTCATTAAATGGTATTATCAAATGATGGTACTGCATGGTGATATTTTATGGTGGTACTCGCTGGTGGTTTTTCATGTTACCTTTACAGTGTTATAAAATGGTTTTATTGCATGGTGTTATTTTATGAAGTTATTCAACAGTGAATGATACCAGATCTAGAAACCATATTAAAATACTGTGATAGATATATTGATTATCTGCCAATTCAGTTATCTGGATATTGATTCATCAATTCGTTATGACTATCTCCTCACCTCTCAACTTTTTGAAGATATCCCGTTGAACTTCAGGCATCTTGTCGGTGTAATGCAACATGAGTTTAACACCAGCGATACTCACACTAGATTTTGTGCTCTGAAGCAAAGGGTCCAGTAAATTCTGAACAAAATAAGTCAAACAAAATCTCCTACATTGAAATTTTATCACAAATGACTCAATATTCTACTCAAATAATCCAAAAATCTAGTTAAGAGCACCTTGATAGACTTTTGCTGCTTACTTGGACAAGAATAAactaaatttgaaaaagaaacgGACATCAAACTCGCCTGAAAAAAGGTCAATGGGAATGGCATCTTGGAAAAGTTGCAAATGGGCaacgaaaagaaataaagtCCAGCTAACAATAATTTGCAAGGCAATTTGTAAGGCACTTAGAAGTAATctaattgctggaagttttcaaatcacccagaaagaaaGCAAAATCATTTTTAGAAATGGTcttcatatatttcttttcctcaaattGTGGATCAATTTGGGCTTAGGTGTTAAAAAGTGTCTTCAAATACGTGGTACTAATTAGTTAATTAGTAAAAAGTAAGCCTTAACTGTTTATATCCACTGAATGAAAACATCACGGACAATAGAATATGTTCGACCAACAGCAATCAAGCAGATTAAGAAACACAAAATTGCCCAAAACTACTTTAAAATGGACAGACTCACCAGAATATCAACAGTTTCCTCTTCATTGTGTGGTTGATATGCCAGCAGTAATTGTAAAACTGTGGCTTTACCCCAATCGTTAAAATCAGGTAACCTAAAAACCGGAAGGAATAAACAGAAATGTTACTCAAAACTCATAAGAAACAATATTACTCGCATATGATCAATGCAatgcaaaataaataatatataaaccaATGCAAGATGTTAAATGAACATTAATTTGCAAGTAATTAGCAGTTCTTTTTTGGTTCCAAACAGTTTGTCACTCAGACAAAGTATTTGACATTAATTGCAGCCAACAAactaaaaatatacatattttctgtCACATTAAACTTCAACATTTGAGTCGCTATACTTTCAATAAAGTTACAATTATATAAAGACAATTAAGATTATTCCTTTTTCTctgaaacgaaaagaaaaattcaaacatacTTGTTAAAGAGATAAATTGCAGTTTTTTGCTTCAAACTGAAATCTTTTCCAGAATCTTTCCTCATCTCAAAGAATGTTTTGATAGCATTGACCACCACTCCCGCATCAGTATCATACAACAGCTCATCAAAGTTTGGCATGTTGTGATCTTTGAaagaagaaagacaaatatGATTGATTGACAAAAAGGAAAGTCAGTATCATGAGTTAAAAGCTAGAAAGTTTGAGTGAcgatgaaaacatttcaattaacattcaaacaaaacaacaacaaaatcaaccCAAACTGCTACCTGAATATGTGATGCtttgatatatattaatttaaacaaGAAATGCTTTTCATTCTGTAGTATGTTCTCAAGCAAATCATGAACACAAGCCGACTAGGAATTACTTTAACTacattttgaaatgacaaaGAATTAATGACTAGAAAAGGATTTGAACAAGCGACCTTTGAATACTGTCCCTAATTTTACCTTTAGCAAAAGTTGGTTGCAGTTTGTGCACCTTCAAACAGCCCACGACAGCAATTTGTCTGACATAAGGACTTCTGTCTTTCATTCCAGAAAGTAAAGGCTCTTTCAAATATTCTAAAAATTCAGGTAACCTGGGaagtagaaaagaaaatggATTAAACAGCTGACAGATAATAAACAAACCATGCTCCTCTATTAGATTTTGATATGCTTTTGTGGAGGGTTTTGGCTTAAATCAGTTGGATTCATTACCTCACGTTTCCGAAGTTGGTGG encodes:
- the LOC139965014 gene encoding AP-4 complex subunit beta-1-like isoform X3, which translates into the protein MEVLRKVLSEIVDEMTAGIDKSALFPYMVKMCGTIDLTCKKLVYLYISQYAKRNPDVALLTINSLQKDCVDPNAMIRGLALKTLCNIRLPEFLEYLKEPLLSGMKDRSPYVRQIAVVGCLKVHKLQPTFAKDHNMPNFDELLYDTDAGVVVNAIKTFFEMRKDSGKDFSLKQKTAIYLFNKLPDFNDWGKATVLQLLLAYQPHNEEETVDILNLLDPLLQSTKSSVSIAGVKLMLHYTDKMPEVQRDIFKKLRGILVNLLTHEQGEVVYFALCHLQQLQKNSHVNLSKHYKKLFCRYNEPAHIKCLKIDILEMICNDKNWKDILEEINSHCLDLSPEVSDKAISAVSAIATKKEKYSTPAIKILLYLLEVDRVAGCALSALKDLLDSEPFEQFISDVFEAIPSLWSRVEDQRGKIAMLWIIGEHGKNLPDAPYLLESMIDNLEDIQRPLILSNLLTATTKLFFSRPAECQDMLGKLLEFCVESQDDLHLRDKGQIYYRLLSEDVNMAKEVIFSARTQIDQSYEIISEKSSPPILNSVKLFVNSKKKWTIQDDEVLQDHITQSDMTETPSSPVEGQLIDITAVTQDGEVKGESPLNDLSNELEETRESLETLRVPLSSVANQPAEEETTEQRAEDEGSSIELDKSFSVSPEEFESKWTTLQAIELKSFTTNLQITALLDALETEGISTMASTPEGTFPWRAFLFAKDNNTEAVFLLEVVLNSEDDVSAEITMKCTTDNSFARREFQGFLQEVISRIGK
- the LOC139965014 gene encoding AP-4 complex subunit beta-1-like isoform X1, whose amino-acid sequence is MVLIMSFFKEKDIVKETGEKLTQSFNSGDMEVLRKVLSEIVDEMTAGIDKSALFPYMVKMCGTIDLTCKKLVYLYISQYAKRNPDVALLTINSLQKDCVDPNAMIRGLALKTLCNIRLPEFLEYLKEPLLSGMKDRSPYVRQIAVVGCLKVHKLQPTFAKDHNMPNFDELLYDTDAGVVVNAIKTFFEMRKDSGKDFSLKQKTAIYLFNKLPDFNDWGKATVLQLLLAYQPHNEEETVDILNLLDPLLQSTKSSVSIAGVKLMLHYTDKMPEVQRDIFKKLRGILVNLLTHEQGEVVYFALCHLQQLQKNSHVNLSKHYKKLFCRYNEPAHIKCLKIDILEMICNDKNWKDILEEINSHCLDLSPEVSDKAISAVSAIATKKEKYSTPAIKILLYLLEVDRVAGCALSALKDLLDSEPFEQFISDVFEAIPSLWSRVEDQRGKIAMLWIIGEHGKNLPDAPYLLESMIDNLEDIQRPLILSNLLTATTKLFFSRPAECQDMLGKLLEFCVESQDDLHLRDKGQIYYRLLSEDVNMAKEVIFSARTQIDQSYEIISEKSSPPILNSVKLFVNSKKKWTIQDDEVLQDHITQSDMTETPSSPVEGQLIDITAVTQDGEVKGESPLNDLSNELEETRESLETLRVPLSSVANQPAEEETTEQRAEDEGSSIELDKSFSVSPEEFESKWTTLQAIELKSFTTNLQITALLDALETEGISTMASTPEGTFPWRAFLFAKDNNTEAVFLLEVVLNSEDDVSAEITMKCTTDNSFARREFQGFLQEVISRIGK
- the LOC139965014 gene encoding AP-4 complex subunit beta-1-like isoform X2; its protein translation is MGTPACTYLTLGQREKLTQSFNSGDMEVLRKVLSEIVDEMTAGIDKSALFPYMVKMCGTIDLTCKKLVYLYISQYAKRNPDVALLTINSLQKDCVDPNAMIRGLALKTLCNIRLPEFLEYLKEPLLSGMKDRSPYVRQIAVVGCLKVHKLQPTFAKDHNMPNFDELLYDTDAGVVVNAIKTFFEMRKDSGKDFSLKQKTAIYLFNKLPDFNDWGKATVLQLLLAYQPHNEEETVDILNLLDPLLQSTKSSVSIAGVKLMLHYTDKMPEVQRDIFKKLRGILVNLLTHEQGEVVYFALCHLQQLQKNSHVNLSKHYKKLFCRYNEPAHIKCLKIDILEMICNDKNWKDILEEINSHCLDLSPEVSDKAISAVSAIATKKEKYSTPAIKILLYLLEVDRVAGCALSALKDLLDSEPFEQFISDVFEAIPSLWSRVEDQRGKIAMLWIIGEHGKNLPDAPYLLESMIDNLEDIQRPLILSNLLTATTKLFFSRPAECQDMLGKLLEFCVESQDDLHLRDKGQIYYRLLSEDVNMAKEVIFSARTQIDQSYEIISEKSSPPILNSVKLFVNSKKKWTIQDDEVLQDHITQSDMTETPSSPVEGQLIDITAVTQDGEVKGESPLNDLSNELEETRESLETLRVPLSSVANQPAEEETTEQRAEDEGSSIELDKSFSVSPEEFESKWTTLQAIELKSFTTNLQITALLDALETEGISTMASTPEGTFPWRAFLFAKDNNTEAVFLLEVVLNSEDDVSAEITMKCTTDNSFARREFQGFLQEVISRIGK